One window from the genome of Gimesia aquarii encodes:
- a CDS encoding phosphonate degradation HD-domain oxygenase, which translates to MFKHDPLKIVEEIRLLFTEKGNSMYAGEPVTQTEHALQAAFSAEQAGEALELIVAALLHDIGHLLHKHDEDCAEQGIDDLHESIGAQWLLQYFPPDVTEPIRLHVDAKRYRCALDPQYHSQLSPASVLSLQLQGGPFEEEELKIFEDNPWHAAALRLRSWDEAAKIPNYKTPELEHFLIYVDRVLEQETL; encoded by the coding sequence ATGTTTAAACATGATCCGCTCAAGATCGTCGAAGAAATCCGGCTCCTTTTTACTGAAAAAGGGAATTCGATGTATGCCGGCGAACCAGTCACACAGACAGAGCATGCATTACAAGCGGCTTTTTCTGCAGAACAAGCAGGAGAGGCTCTGGAATTAATTGTTGCCGCATTACTACATGATATTGGTCATTTACTACACAAACATGATGAAGACTGTGCCGAGCAAGGCATAGACGATCTACATGAATCCATTGGTGCACAGTGGCTGCTTCAATACTTTCCTCCCGATGTGACCGAACCAATCCGTTTGCATGTCGACGCCAAACGCTACCGTTGTGCTTTAGACCCCCAATACCATTCGCAATTGTCACCAGCCTCAGTACTGAGCCTGCAACTTCAGGGAGGGCCCTTTGAAGAAGAAGAACTGAAAATATTCGAAGATAATCCCTGGCATGCGGCAGCTCTACGTCTCCGCAGTTGGGATGAAGCTGCAAAAATCCCCAATTATAAAACACCGGAACTGGAACATTTTTTAATTTACGTCGACAGAGTTCTGGAACAAGAAACTCTGTAA